Proteins encoded in a region of the Salipiger sp. CCB-MM3 genome:
- a CDS encoding YhdP family protein yields the protein MTDRRKARKSRSGRRRVVLWGCGCGLGFLVLVAALLAGGIWYAMGRSVSAPDWMRSAIETRLAEAVPGLKVDFGDLRLRLQPDWLARIALTDVQLQSAEGGQLGSLALVEVGLAPTQLLRGEYQLRAVRVSGVQLKLRRDPNGDLTMGVDGMFASDGLAPDLATILAQIDTLAEEPRLTGLRSVEADALTLRYEDARAGRAWTADGGRVGLRREGDTLRIAGDVALLGNSDVPATLSFNAESRIGEDSVSFGTTLSNLLAQDIATQSPALAWLNGLRAPISGSLRGNVTGGDKLGALSATLQIGEGVLQPRPETQPIPFENARTYFSFDPETATLTFDEISVKSRLGTMVSDGRAVLEGLSQGMPGAMVGQFRFTRLEADPKGFFDDKLQLAGAETDWRLNFDPFRFELGRLRVTDPKLPLRASGTLAAEEAGWRLALDAQLDTLTPETLLAYWPRAAAEKARDWVEKNIYAGTFHDVGLALRLDPGGSLVPYLQSRFEGVELTYSRTLPRLYAGVGQLSFLRNRLSVMLDSGEVRPTQGGLLQGKGSSFVIPDLRQRPMTGEVNVKATGSLEAALSYLDEKPLEVMKKANKPVALGTGEVSAQVRVVTPLKKGVQREEIAVIADATVTGVESAELVPGKVLSADELYVAVDDTGVSVSGKGDLSGAPFDGAWSQSFTPDTPGKVEGEVVLSETVSQALGIGLPAGTFSGQGRGSIDITLARGQPPQFVLTSDLAGLGVSLPQLGWRLSQGGTGSLEVAGTLGTPVSVETLALRAPGLTAQGSVSLNANGTLRQLSLPVLRAGGWFDGAAVLSGRGRNAAPAMRLTGNMLDMRGAPVGGSGGGGGSGGGPIDIAVNRLQVTDKIAITNLQGKFDTRRGINGTFTGSVGGRAPVRGDVVPQNGGTAIRIRARDAGDVLKGAGVMQNIEDGTFDLTLVPVQGKTGEYDGALTIEGTRMQKNPAVVQLLDGISVVGILDQLNGPGIFFSEVDARFRLTPQQIILTRSSATGPSMGISMDGYANLASGMMDMQGVLSPIYVINGIGQLFSRKGEGLIGFNFNLRGPVADPAVSVNPLSVFTPGMFRDIFRRPPPQVSQ from the coding sequence GTGACCGACCGCCGCAAAGCCAGAAAATCCCGTTCCGGACGCCGCCGCGTCGTGCTCTGGGGCTGCGGCTGCGGGCTTGGCTTTTTGGTGCTGGTGGCGGCTTTGCTGGCGGGCGGCATCTGGTACGCGATGGGGCGCTCGGTCTCGGCGCCGGACTGGATGCGCAGCGCGATCGAGACGCGGCTGGCCGAGGCGGTGCCGGGCCTGAAGGTGGATTTCGGCGACCTGCGGCTGCGGCTGCAGCCTGACTGGCTGGCCCGCATCGCGCTGACCGATGTGCAACTGCAAAGCGCTGAGGGCGGGCAGCTGGGCTCGCTGGCGCTGGTCGAGGTCGGGCTGGCCCCGACGCAGCTGCTGCGCGGCGAATACCAGCTGCGGGCGGTGCGTGTCTCTGGCGTGCAACTGAAGCTGCGGCGTGATCCCAATGGCGACCTCACAATGGGCGTCGATGGTATGTTCGCCTCGGACGGGCTGGCCCCCGATCTCGCGACCATCCTTGCGCAGATCGACACGCTGGCCGAGGAGCCGCGGCTGACCGGGCTGCGCTCGGTCGAGGCGGATGCGCTGACACTGCGCTATGAGGACGCCCGCGCGGGCCGGGCGTGGACGGCGGATGGCGGCCGTGTCGGGCTGCGGCGCGAGGGGGACACGCTGCGCATTGCGGGGGATGTGGCGCTGCTGGGCAACAGCGATGTGCCCGCCACCCTGTCGTTCAATGCCGAGAGCCGGATTGGCGAGGACAGTGTCAGCTTCGGCACCACGCTCAGCAACCTCTTGGCGCAGGACATTGCAACGCAAAGCCCGGCCTTGGCTTGGCTTAACGGTCTGCGCGCGCCCATCTCTGGCTCGCTGCGTGGCAATGTCACCGGCGGCGACAAACTGGGCGCGCTGTCGGCGACGCTGCAGATCGGCGAGGGCGTGCTGCAGCCGCGGCCCGAGACGCAGCCGATCCCCTTCGAGAATGCCCGCACTTATTTCTCGTTCGACCCCGAGACCGCCACGCTGACCTTTGACGAGATCTCGGTGAAGAGCCGTCTGGGCACCATGGTCTCGGACGGGCGCGCGGTGCTTGAAGGGCTGTCGCAGGGCATGCCCGGCGCCATGGTGGGTCAGTTCCGCTTTACCCGGCTGGAGGCCGATCCCAAGGGGTTCTTTGACGACAAGCTGCAACTGGCGGGGGCCGAAACCGACTGGCGGCTGAACTTCGATCCGTTCCGTTTCGAGCTTGGCCGCCTGCGGGTGACCGATCCGAAGCTGCCGCTGCGCGCCAGTGGCACGCTGGCGGCGGAGGAGGCGGGCTGGCGCTTGGCGCTGGACGCGCAGCTTGACACGCTGACCCCCGAGACGCTGCTGGCCTATTGGCCGCGCGCAGCGGCGGAAAAGGCCCGCGACTGGGTCGAAAAGAACATCTACGCGGGCACCTTCCACGATGTGGGGCTGGCCCTGCGGCTCGATCCGGGCGGCAGCTTGGTGCCCTATCTGCAAAGCCGCTTCGAGGGGGTGGAGCTGACCTATTCGCGCACGTTGCCGCGTCTCTACGCAGGCGTCGGGCAGCTGTCCTTCTTGCGCAACCGCCTGTCCGTGATGCTCGACAGCGGCGAGGTGAGGCCCACGCAGGGCGGGCTTTTGCAGGGCAAGGGCTCGAGTTTCGTCATCCCCGATCTCAGGCAGCGCCCGATGACCGGCGAGGTGAACGTCAAGGCGACCGGCTCGCTTGAGGCGGCGCTCTCTTACCTCGATGAAAAGCCGCTCGAGGTGATGAAGAAGGCCAACAAACCCGTGGCGCTGGGGACCGGGGAGGTCTCTGCGCAGGTGCGGGTGGTGACGCCGCTGAAGAAGGGCGTGCAGCGCGAGGAGATCGCGGTGATCGCCGACGCCACGGTGACGGGCGTCGAAAGCGCCGAGCTTGTGCCGGGCAAGGTGCTGAGCGCCGATGAGCTTTACGTCGCGGTGGATGACACTGGCGTCAGCGTGAGCGGCAAGGGCGATCTGTCAGGTGCGCCCTTTGACGGCGCTTGGAGCCAATCCTTCACTCCGGACACGCCGGGCAAGGTCGAAGGCGAGGTGGTGCTCTCCGAGACTGTCTCGCAGGCGCTGGGGATTGGCCTGCCTGCGGGCACCTTCTCGGGGCAGGGACGCGGCAGCATCGACATCACGCTGGCGCGCGGCCAGCCGCCGCAGTTCGTGCTGACCTCGGACCTTGCGGGTCTTGGCGTGTCGCTGCCGCAACTGGGCTGGCGGCTGTCTCAGGGCGGCACGGGGTCGCTGGAAGTGGCGGGCACGCTGGGCACGCCGGTCTCGGTCGAGACGCTGGCGCTGCGCGCGCCGGGGCTGACGGCGCAGGGCTCGGTCTCGCTCAACGCGAACGGCACGCTGCGCCAGTTGTCGCTGCCGGTGTTGCGCGCGGGCGGCTGGTTCGACGGGGCGGCGGTGCTGAGCGGGCGCGGGCGCAACGCGGCACCGGCCATGCGCCTCACCGGCAATATGCTCGACATGCGCGGCGCACCCGTAGGCGGCTCTGGCGGTGGTGGTGGCAGCGGTGGCGGGCCGATCGACATCGCCGTGAACCGCCTGCAGGTGACCGACAAGATCGCCATCACCAATCTGCAGGGCAAGTTCGACACCCGGCGTGGCATCAACGGCACGTTCACCGGCAGTGTGGGCGGGCGGGCGCCGGTGCGCGGCGATGTGGTTCCGCAGAACGGCGGCACGGCCATCCGCATCCGGGCGCGGGACGCTGGCGACGTGCTCAAGGGCGCGGGGGTGATGCAGAACATCGAGGACGGCACCTTCGATCTGACCCTCGTGCCGGTGCAGGGCAAGACCGGCGAATACGACGGCGCGCTCACCATCGAGGGGACGCGGATGCAAAAGAACCCGGCGGTGGTGCAACTGCTCGACGGCATCAGCGTGGTTGGCATCCTCGACCAGCTGAACGGGCCGGGCATCTTCTTTTCCGAGGTCGACGCCCGCTTCCGCCTCACCCCGCAGCAGATCATCCTCACCCGCTCCAGCGCCACCGGCCCGTCGATGGGCATTTCCATGGACGGCTATGCCAACCTTGCCAGCGGCATGATGGACATGCAGGGCGTTCTGTCGCCGATCTATGTGATCAATGGCATCGGTCAGCTGTTCTCGCGCAAGGGCGAGGGGCTGATCGGCTTCAACTTCAACCTGCGCGGCCCGGTCGCCGATCCGGCGGTCAGCGTGAACCCGCTTTCGGTCTTCACCCCGGGCATGTTCCGTGACATCTTCCGGCGCCCGCCGCCGCAGGTGAGTCAGTAG
- a CDS encoding peroxiredoxin codes for MSDMAHDFTLPVTGGGEITLSDLRPSKVVLFFYPRDDTSGCTVENQDFSRLLPEFEALDTKVFGISADSLESHEKFMRKKALTVPLLSDETAQTCTAFGVWKEKKMYGKTFMGIERTTILIDGEGRIAREWRKVKVPGHAEEVLEAVKAL; via the coding sequence ATGTCCGACATGGCCCACGATTTCACCCTTCCTGTCACCGGCGGCGGAGAGATCACCCTCTCGGACCTGCGGCCCTCGAAGGTGGTGCTGTTCTTCTACCCGCGCGACGACACCTCCGGCTGCACGGTCGAGAACCAGGATTTTTCGCGGCTGCTGCCCGAGTTCGAAGCTCTGGATACCAAAGTCTTTGGCATCTCGGCGGACTCCCTGGAAAGCCACGAAAAATTCATGCGCAAGAAGGCGCTGACCGTGCCGCTGCTGTCCGATGAGACGGCCCAGACCTGCACCGCTTTTGGCGTGTGGAAAGAAAAGAAGATGTACGGCAAGACCTTCATGGGCATCGAGCGGACGACGATCTTGATCGATGGCGAAGGCCGCATCGCGCGCGAATGGCGCAAGGTGAAGGTGCCC
- a CDS encoding TadE/TadG family type IV pilus assembly protein, with product MLRRFREQEDGSLTVEMAIWAPFLLCMLALIMDFAYLMVVNANMWSAARDTARAVSIHRVRPEEANDYLRSRLFFGNNDYVVDVQVDRDEVDARISLPGAKASLTPVMGRYVVGELKASISMLREPS from the coding sequence ATGCTGAGAAGGTTTCGCGAGCAGGAGGACGGCTCGCTGACCGTGGAAATGGCGATCTGGGCACCGTTTTTGCTCTGCATGCTCGCGCTGATCATGGATTTCGCCTATCTCATGGTGGTCAACGCCAACATGTGGAGCGCCGCGCGCGACACCGCCCGCGCCGTCTCGATCCACCGGGTGCGCCCGGAGGAGGCCAATGACTACCTGCGCAGCAGGCTGTTTTTCGGCAACAACGATTATGTCGTCGATGTGCAGGTCGACCGCGACGAGGTTGACGCCCGCATCAGCCTGCCGGGGGCCAAAGCGTCTCTGACGCCGGTCATGGGCCGCTACGTGGTGGGCGAGTTGAAGGCATCGATCTCGATGCTGCGGGAGCCCAGCTGA
- a CDS encoding TadG family pilus assembly protein: protein MQAYLKCPQRLTRLWKGEDGAGTAIALFMLIIGTLLGGAAIDVANAWRVKEILQSNAEAAALSAATRASEPLIGQSPRKVAQRIAGSGLEVAKLDNAWHKQSFEIGRRDAQSGNFLPGQHPYDAVRVTLNRDEAHDSAEPLLFLGLFGYDKWDLQGQAVAQFRTRGALRCPAPLLSLQTRVDVSALDVFLGICLMANAGVDYGEMPLWRTEETDALIDKLLTQGVALPQLDLFGLQELSLSDIEAVARTATQNLHIRDLDDIEVLSDGSVYIDCEAGEVLRLGDGFVVENAAIFSECPIRFEGEVSLRASLVVSNLLSLVRDLDEVRLRPDKLLTGSPACAPGDGVKVLLFADLDAVAGIPALVSTDSPLGLFLDQTVEETGTLLSGTLDLLGGIVNPLVREISEITTDLQLLPICLNAETMLNGDTVVLR, encoded by the coding sequence ATGCAGGCATATCTCAAGTGCCCGCAGCGGCTGACCCGGCTTTGGAAAGGCGAAGACGGCGCGGGAACGGCCATCGCGCTCTTCATGCTGATCATCGGCACTTTGCTGGGCGGCGCGGCAATCGATGTCGCCAACGCTTGGCGCGTGAAGGAAATCCTGCAGTCCAACGCAGAGGCCGCAGCCCTCAGCGCTGCCACCCGCGCCTCCGAGCCGCTGATCGGTCAGAGCCCGCGCAAGGTCGCGCAGCGCATCGCGGGCAGCGGGCTGGAGGTCGCGAAGCTCGACAACGCATGGCACAAGCAAAGCTTCGAGATCGGGCGGCGCGACGCCCAAAGCGGCAACTTTCTGCCCGGCCAGCATCCCTATGACGCCGTGCGGGTCACGCTGAACCGCGACGAAGCCCATGACAGCGCCGAGCCGCTGCTGTTTCTCGGCCTTTTTGGCTACGACAAATGGGACCTGCAGGGTCAGGCCGTGGCGCAGTTCCGCACCCGTGGCGCGCTGCGCTGCCCCGCGCCGCTGCTGTCACTGCAGACGCGGGTGGATGTCTCGGCGCTGGATGTCTTTCTTGGCATTTGCCTGATGGCCAACGCCGGTGTCGACTATGGCGAGATGCCGCTCTGGCGGACCGAGGAAACCGATGCGCTGATCGACAAGCTGCTCACCCAAGGCGTTGCCCTGCCCCAGCTCGACCTCTTCGGGCTGCAAGAACTGAGCCTGTCGGACATCGAGGCGGTCGCCCGCACCGCCACGCAGAACCTGCACATCCGCGATCTCGACGACATCGAAGTGCTGAGCGATGGCAGCGTCTACATCGACTGCGAGGCGGGAGAGGTGCTGCGCTTGGGTGATGGGTTCGTGGTCGAGAACGCGGCGATCTTTTCCGAATGCCCGATCCGGTTCGAGGGCGAGGTGTCGCTGCGTGCCAGCCTCGTGGTGTCGAACCTGCTGTCGCTGGTGCGCGACCTCGACGAGGTGCGGCTGCGGCCCGACAAGCTGCTCACCGGATCGCCAGCCTGCGCGCCCGGCGATGGGGTGAAGGTGCTGCTCTTTGCCGATCTCGATGCGGTCGCGGGCATCCCTGCGCTGGTCTCGACCGACAGCCCCCTGGGCCTGTTCCTTGACCAGACGGTCGAGGAGACGGGGACGCTGCTCTCGGGCACGCTCGATCTACTGGGCGGGATCGTGAACCCGCTGGTGCGGGAGATTTCCGAGATCACCACCGATCTGCAACTGCTGCCGATCTGCCTCAACGCCGAGACCATGCTGAACGGCGATACGGTGGTGCTGCGCTGA
- the queA gene encoding tRNA preQ1(34) S-adenosylmethionine ribosyltransferase-isomerase QueA: MQLSDFDFPLPEDLIATRPAHPRSSARLLVAEGTRITDAIVRDLTDWLQPGDRLVLNDTKVIPARLSGLRHRSSAQGETEARIEVTLLEPRAGGLWSALVKPLKKLREGETVVFSDQLSATLEAREDGQGLLRFNLTGEDFDAALAEAGAMPLPPYIAAKRAADAQDKEDYQTVWAKNSGAVAAPTASLHFDDALLAALKARGVEFTHVTLHVGAGTFLPVKVDDVTTHKMHGEWGEVTEAAASEIAATKAAGGRVIPVGTTALRLIETAARDTGAIAPWSGVTDIFIYPGFTFHVADALMTNFHLPKSTLMMLVAAFMGKERMDRVYAHAIAERYRFFSYGDASLLIP, encoded by the coding sequence ATGCAGCTTTCCGATTTCGACTTCCCTCTCCCCGAGGACCTCATTGCCACGCGCCCGGCGCACCCGCGCTCTTCGGCGCGGCTGCTGGTGGCCGAGGGGACGCGTATCACCGATGCCATCGTGCGCGATTTGACCGACTGGCTGCAGCCCGGCGACCGGCTGGTGCTGAACGACACCAAGGTGATCCCGGCGCGACTTTCAGGCCTGCGCCATCGCTCCAGCGCGCAGGGCGAGACCGAGGCGCGGATCGAGGTGACGCTGCTCGAGCCGCGCGCGGGCGGGCTCTGGTCGGCCTTGGTCAAGCCGCTCAAGAAGCTGCGCGAGGGCGAGACGGTGGTGTTCTCGGACCAGCTTTCGGCGACGCTTGAGGCGCGGGAGGACGGGCAGGGGCTGCTGCGCTTCAACCTCACCGGCGAGGATTTCGACGCGGCGCTGGCCGAGGCCGGGGCGATGCCGCTGCCGCCCTATATCGCCGCAAAGCGCGCCGCCGATGCCCAAGACAAGGAAGACTATCAGACCGTCTGGGCCAAGAACTCCGGCGCGGTGGCCGCCCCGACGGCCTCGCTGCATTTCGACGATGCGCTGCTGGCGGCGCTGAAGGCGCGGGGCGTGGAGTTCACCCATGTGACGCTGCACGTGGGCGCGGGCACCTTCCTGCCGGTGAAGGTGGACGATGTGACCACCCATAAGATGCACGGCGAATGGGGCGAGGTGACCGAAGCGGCCGCCTCCGAGATCGCCGCTACCAAGGCAGCCGGTGGGCGGGTGATCCCGGTGGGCACCACCGCGCTGCGCCTGATCGAGACCGCCGCGCGCGACACGGGGGCCATCGCGCCGTGGAGCGGAGTGACGGACATCTTCATCTACCCCGGCTTCACCTTCCATGTCGCCGACGCGCTGATGACCAATTTCCACCTGCCGAAATCGACGCTGATGATGCTGGTGGCGGCCTTCATGGGCAAGGAGCGGATGGACCGCGTCTATGCTCATGCCATCGCCGAACGCTACCGGTTCTTCTCTTACGGTGATGCCTCGCTGCTCATCCCCTGA
- a CDS encoding DUF924 family protein has protein sequence MKAPEDILAFWLDQTESDKWYKADPALDAEIRSQFEETWEGAMEGRFGLWLTYPSGALAYVILLDQFSRNMFRGEAKAFSADEIALAAAKQAIWRGWDLKIDEPARQFFYLPLMHSENLCDQERCIRLMKERLTETGASNLLHARAHREVIREFGRFPTRNEALSRNSTSPESGYLQGGGYGEVLRKLQAVEAA, from the coding sequence ATGAAGGCCCCCGAGGATATTCTGGCATTCTGGCTCGACCAGACCGAAAGCGACAAATGGTACAAAGCGGACCCGGCGCTCGACGCCGAGATCCGCTCCCAGTTCGAGGAGACTTGGGAAGGCGCGATGGAGGGGCGGTTCGGGCTATGGCTCACCTATCCCAGCGGCGCGCTTGCCTATGTGATCCTGCTCGATCAGTTCTCACGCAACATGTTCCGCGGCGAGGCCAAGGCCTTTTCGGCGGATGAGATCGCACTGGCGGCAGCGAAACAGGCGATCTGGCGCGGCTGGGATCTGAAGATCGACGAGCCCGCGCGGCAGTTCTTCTACCTGCCGCTGATGCATTCCGAGAACCTCTGCGATCAGGAGCGGTGCATCCGCCTGATGAAAGAGCGGCTGACCGAGACCGGCGCCAGCAACCTGCTGCACGCTCGGGCACACCGCGAAGTGATCCGCGAGTTCGGGCGCTTCCCCACCCGCAACGAGGCACTGTCGCGCAATTCGACCTCGCCCGAAAGCGGCTACCTTCAGGGTGGCGGCTATGGCGAGGTGCTGCGCAAACTGCAGGCGGTCGAGGCGGCCTGA
- the lpdA gene encoding dihydrolipoyl dehydrogenase, with protein sequence MASQSFDMIVIGAGPGGYVAAIRGAQLGLKVAVVEREHMGGICLNWGCIPTKALLRSSEIYHFMQRAKDYGLSAEKIGYDLDAVVKRSRGVAKQLNSGVTHLLKKNKVTAIMGEASIPAKGKVTVKTDKGTEELTAKNIVIATGARARELPGLEADGDLVWTYKHALQPGRMPKKLLVIGSGAIGIEFASFYNTLGADTTVVEVMDRILPVEDEEISKFAKKQFEKQGLKIREKTMVKQLDRAKGKVTAHIEQGGKVTKEEFDTVISAVGIVGNTEGLGLEALGVKVERTHVVVDKHCRTGIEGVYAIGDIAGAPWLAHKASHEGVMVAELIAGGHPHAVDPNSIAGCTYCHPQVASVGMTEAQAKEAGYKIKVGRFPFIGNGKAIALGEPEGLVKTVFDEKTGELLGAHMIGAEVTELIQGYVVGRQLETTEEDLMNTVFPHPTLSEMMHESVLDAWGRAIHY encoded by the coding sequence ATGGCTTCGCAAAGCTTCGATATGATCGTCATCGGTGCCGGACCGGGGGGCTACGTCGCCGCCATCCGCGGCGCCCAACTCGGCCTCAAGGTGGCCGTGGTGGAGCGCGAGCACATGGGCGGCATCTGCCTCAACTGGGGCTGCATCCCGACCAAGGCGCTGCTGCGGTCCTCGGAGATCTACCACTTCATGCAGCGCGCCAAAGACTACGGTCTGAGCGCCGAGAAGATCGGTTACGACCTCGATGCGGTGGTGAAACGCTCGCGCGGCGTGGCCAAGCAGCTGAACTCCGGCGTCACCCACCTTCTCAAGAAGAACAAGGTGACGGCGATCATGGGCGAGGCCTCGATCCCCGCCAAGGGCAAGGTCACCGTCAAGACCGACAAAGGCACCGAAGAGCTGACGGCGAAGAACATCGTCATCGCCACCGGCGCGCGCGCGCGCGAACTGCCGGGCCTCGAGGCGGATGGCGATCTGGTATGGACCTATAAGCACGCGCTGCAGCCGGGCCGCATGCCCAAGAAGCTGCTGGTCATCGGCTCGGGTGCCATCGGCATCGAGTTCGCCAGCTTCTACAACACGCTCGGCGCCGATACGACGGTGGTCGAGGTGATGGACCGCATTCTGCCCGTCGAGGATGAGGAAATCTCGAAATTCGCCAAGAAGCAGTTCGAGAAGCAGGGCCTGAAGATCCGCGAGAAGACCATGGTCAAGCAGCTTGACCGCGCCAAGGGCAAGGTCACCGCGCATATCGAGCAAGGCGGCAAGGTCACCAAGGAAGAGTTCGACACGGTGATCTCGGCGGTCGGCATCGTCGGCAACACCGAAGGGCTGGGTCTCGAAGCGCTCGGCGTGAAAGTGGAGCGCACGCATGTGGTGGTGGACAAGCACTGCCGCACCGGCATCGAAGGCGTCTACGCCATCGGTGACATCGCCGGCGCGCCCTGGCTGGCACATAAGGCGAGCCACGAGGGCGTCATGGTGGCCGAGCTGATCGCCGGCGGTCATCCGCATGCGGTCGATCCCAACTCCATCGCGGGCTGCACCTATTGCCACCCGCAGGTGGCCTCGGTCGGCATGACCGAAGCGCAGGCGAAAGAGGCGGGCTATAAGATCAAGGTCGGCCGCTTCCCCTTCATCGGCAACGGCAAGGCGATCGCGCTTGGCGAGCCCGAGGGGCTGGTGAAAACCGTCTTCGACGAGAAGACCGGCGAGCTTCTGGGCGCGCATATGATCGGCGCGGAAGTCACCGAGCTGATCCAGGGCTACGTGGTGGGCCGGCAGCTTGAGACCACCGAAGAAGACCTGATGAACACCGTCTTCCCGCACCCGACGCTGTCGGAGATGATGCACGAAAGCGTGCTCGACGCATGGGGCCGTGCGATCCATTACTGA
- a CDS encoding MFS transporter — protein sequence MTEVLKNSWALLLGVMLLMVGNGLQGSLLGVRGGDAGFSAFSMSIVMSGYFAGFLLASRLTPGMIRRVGHVRVFAALGSFISAVLILYPAFPHPIVWTIERMIIGFCYCGVYVTAESWLNNASSNENRGQALSAYMIVQMVGIIAAQGMLLIPDSSGFLLFVIPSVLVSIAFAPILLSISPTPAFDTTRPMSLLELFHVSPLGMVGMFLLGGVFASQFGMAAVYGSEAGLSLAQISTFVAAFYVGALVTQYPLGWLSDRMDRRVLVMVVALVGGVAAALAVTLSGHFTVLLAAAFLIGGASNPLYSILIAHTNDFLGTDRMAAASAGLLFINGLGAIAGPLISGYAMQTMGPGGFFMLISALMLGLTGYAGWRMTRRAAPQADDIGAFAAVAPTGSMVAVEVAQEAVIDAQEAAEAEMIEAARAEAEAEDRLR from the coding sequence ATGACCGAGGTTCTGAAAAATTCCTGGGCGCTGCTCTTGGGCGTCATGCTGCTGATGGTGGGCAACGGTCTGCAAGGCTCGCTCTTGGGTGTGCGCGGCGGCGACGCGGGGTTCTCGGCCTTCTCCATGTCGATCGTCATGTCCGGGTATTTCGCCGGCTTCCTGCTCGCCTCGCGGCTGACACCGGGGATGATCCGCCGCGTTGGGCACGTGCGGGTCTTCGCCGCGCTTGGCTCGTTCATCTCGGCGGTGCTGATCCTTTACCCGGCGTTCCCGCATCCCATCGTGTGGACCATCGAGCGGATGATCATCGGCTTTTGCTACTGCGGCGTCTATGTGACCGCCGAAAGCTGGCTCAACAACGCCTCGTCGAACGAGAACCGCGGGCAGGCGCTCTCGGCCTATATGATCGTGCAGATGGTCGGCATCATCGCCGCGCAGGGCATGCTGCTGATCCCCGACAGCTCGGGCTTCCTGCTTTTCGTGATCCCCTCGGTGCTGGTCTCCATCGCCTTCGCGCCCATTCTGCTGTCGATCTCGCCGACGCCCGCCTTTGACACCACCCGCCCGATGAGCCTGCTGGAGCTGTTCCACGTCTCGCCGCTGGGCATGGTCGGGATGTTTCTACTGGGCGGCGTCTTCGCCTCGCAGTTTGGTATGGCGGCGGTCTATGGCTCGGAGGCGGGGCTGAGCCTTGCGCAGATCTCCACCTTCGTCGCGGCCTTCTATGTGGGCGCGCTGGTCACTCAGTATCCGCTGGGCTGGCTGTCGGACCGGATGGACCGCCGCGTGCTGGTCATGGTGGTGGCGCTGGTCGGCGGCGTCGCGGCGGCGCTGGCGGTGACGCTTTCGGGGCATTTCACCGTGCTGCTGGCGGCGGCCTTCCTGATCGGCGGTGCCTCGAACCCGCTTTATTCGATCCTCATCGCCCACACCAACGACTTCCTCGGCACGGACCGCATGGCGGCGGCCTCTGCGGGCCTGCTGTTCATCAACGGCCTTGGGGCCATCGCCGGGCCACTGATCTCGGGCTATGCGATGCAGACGATGGGGCCGGGCGGCTTCTTCATGCTGATCTCGGCGCTGATGCTGGGTCTCACCGGCTACGCGGGCTGGCGCATGACCCGCCGCGCGGCACCGCAGGCGGACGATATCGGCGCCTTCGCCGCAGTGGCGCCCACCGGCTCCATGGTGGCGGTTGAGGTCGCGCAGGAGGCGGTGATCGACGCGCAGGAAGCCGCGGAGGCCGAGATGATTGAGGCCGCGCGCGCCGAGGCCGAGGCCGAAGACAGGCTTAGGTGA
- a CDS encoding HD domain-containing protein, with protein MSTERLDAQMAFLIEAGRLSAVTRATKTSDGARFENSAEHSWHLALFALVLGEHAPEGVTIERVIKMLLLHDLVEIDAGDNPFFGDVDEAAKEAEEAAAADRLFGLLPADQGAELRALWDEFEANETPDARFAKSVDRFQPPNMNLVTQGGSWVDYKVTWPVFEKKMAPKIQSGAPKLWDWLAPKVQSFLARLSA; from the coding sequence ATGAGCACCGAACGCCTCGACGCGCAGATGGCCTTTCTCATCGAGGCGGGCCGTCTGTCCGCGGTGACCCGTGCCACCAAGACCTCGGATGGCGCGCGCTTCGAAAACTCCGCCGAGCACAGCTGGCACCTCGCGCTCTTTGCGCTGGTGCTGGGCGAGCACGCCCCCGAGGGCGTGACCATCGAGCGCGTCATCAAGATGCTGCTGCTGCATGATCTCGTCGAGATCGACGCGGGCGACAACCCGTTCTTCGGGGATGTGGACGAGGCCGCCAAGGAAGCCGAGGAAGCCGCCGCCGCCGACCGGCTCTTCGGCCTGCTACCCGCCGATCAGGGCGCCGAATTGCGCGCGCTCTGGGATGAGTTCGAAGCCAATGAGACCCCCGACGCACGCTTTGCGAAATCCGTCGACCGGTTCCAGCCACCGAATATGAACCTCGTCACGCAAGGCGGCTCATGGGTCGACTACAAGGTGACCTGGCCGGTGTTCGAGAAGAAAATGGCGCCGAAGATCCAAAGTGGCGCGCCGAAACTCTGGGATTGGCTGGCGCCGAAGGTGCAGAGCTTCCTCGCGCGGCTTTCGGCCTGA